A portion of the Streptomyces coeruleoprunus genome contains these proteins:
- a CDS encoding PQQ-binding-like beta-propeller repeat protein, whose translation MEQLTQHDPRRIGPFEVLGRLGAGGMGLVYLARSASGRRVAIKTVRTELAEDQLFRVRFTREVEAARAVSGFYTAAVVDADPRAAVPWLATAYVPAPSLEEIVNECGPLPAPAVRWLAAGVAEALQSIHGAGLVHRDLKPSNVLVVEDGPRVIDFGIASGVSNTRLTMTNVAVGTPAYMSPEQARDSRSVTGASDVFSLGSTLVFAATGHAPFHGANPVETVFMLLREGPDLEGLPDELRPLIESCMQMDPALRPTPADLQAQLAPHLFAGGDDSGTASAWLPSRATAMIEQRRGGRPSTPPPATPAPAPAPGPVSAAAPPPPPQPPQNPPVAAPGPGQDWDGAWRPGAGADPRTGHATAAPQGAPVRLPGSNVPIGPGPRAADARGGVGLAAADAGPATGWIRPPAGVTGADSAPPPPTGRPLPGPGGTGVPGQAGAPDGGPTVATPGHWRPWRFRMSNDVWGTPVVDGDLLYVTSFEVHALDVATGRRQFKTRDVAWSMAVAAGRIHASDGPTLYALDALDGSERWRLQTDAWVYSLQVDRGTVVTGTRGGGVQGWESSNGAKLWELSGAQTDFETPEAGPAVHGDTVYVWQDARLRALDARTGTERWSYPIGDAASCGGVPVRVTPAEDGYAYVAAGTRVLSIDIMSGHVRWHFEAPAVFLSPPAFAPGPAVTGGGVYLADYLGTVYALDATTGKDRWRIATESRQSIEPVLVADGNIHVGSGSALYTLDAVTGTPKWRFAAGGEIIGAPVVADGRVHFGSADHVLYTLDAGGGQLRWKLTTGGEITGSLVARAGVVYACSKDRCVYALDAVKGTATGRPRT comes from the coding sequence GTGGAGCAGCTGACGCAGCACGATCCGAGACGGATCGGCCCGTTCGAGGTGCTGGGCCGGCTCGGTGCCGGAGGAATGGGCCTGGTCTATCTCGCGCGCTCGGCATCGGGCCGGCGCGTGGCGATCAAGACGGTGCGCACCGAGCTCGCCGAGGACCAGTTGTTCCGCGTCCGCTTCACGCGCGAGGTCGAGGCCGCGCGGGCGGTCTCCGGCTTCTACACGGCGGCCGTGGTGGACGCCGACCCGCGGGCGGCGGTGCCGTGGCTGGCCACCGCGTACGTGCCCGCGCCCTCCCTCGAGGAGATAGTGAACGAGTGCGGCCCGCTGCCCGCGCCCGCCGTGCGCTGGCTCGCCGCCGGTGTCGCCGAGGCCCTGCAGTCCATCCACGGTGCCGGCCTCGTCCACCGCGACCTCAAGCCGTCCAACGTCCTCGTCGTCGAGGACGGACCGCGCGTCATCGACTTCGGTATCGCCTCCGGCGTCTCCAACACCCGGCTGACCATGACCAACGTCGCCGTCGGAACGCCCGCGTACATGTCCCCCGAGCAGGCCCGCGACTCGCGCAGCGTCACCGGCGCGAGCGACGTCTTCTCGCTGGGCTCCACGCTCGTGTTCGCCGCGACGGGGCACGCGCCCTTCCACGGGGCCAACCCCGTGGAGACCGTCTTCATGCTGCTGCGCGAGGGCCCCGACCTGGAGGGCCTGCCCGATGAGCTGCGGCCCCTCATCGAGTCCTGCATGCAGATGGACCCGGCCCTGCGGCCCACGCCCGCCGACCTCCAGGCGCAGCTGGCGCCGCACCTCTTCGCCGGGGGCGACGACAGCGGCACGGCGTCCGCGTGGCTGCCGTCGCGGGCCACGGCCATGATCGAACAGCGCCGCGGGGGACGGCCCAGCACGCCGCCGCCCGCCACGCCCGCTCCCGCCCCCGCGCCGGGCCCGGTGTCCGCTGCGGCCCCGCCTCCGCCGCCCCAGCCCCCGCAGAACCCGCCCGTCGCCGCACCCGGCCCCGGGCAGGACTGGGACGGCGCCTGGCGCCCCGGTGCCGGCGCCGACCCGCGCACCGGGCACGCCACCGCCGCGCCGCAGGGCGCGCCCGTGCGCCTGCCCGGCTCCAACGTCCCCATCGGGCCCGGACCCCGCGCCGCCGACGCCCGCGGCGGTGTGGGCCTCGCGGCGGCGGACGCCGGTCCGGCGACCGGCTGGATCCGCCCCCCGGCCGGGGTGACCGGCGCGGATTCCGCGCCGCCGCCCCCGACCGGCCGTCCCTTGCCCGGCCCCGGCGGGACCGGCGTACCCGGCCAGGCCGGTGCGCCCGACGGCGGGCCCACCGTCGCCACGCCCGGGCACTGGCGGCCGTGGCGGTTCCGCATGTCGAACGACGTGTGGGGGACCCCCGTCGTCGACGGCGACCTGCTGTACGTCACGTCCTTCGAGGTCCACGCGCTGGACGTGGCCACCGGCCGTCGCCAGTTCAAGACCCGGGACGTCGCCTGGTCCATGGCCGTCGCCGCCGGGCGCATCCACGCCTCCGACGGCCCCACGCTCTACGCCCTCGACGCGCTCGACGGCAGCGAGCGGTGGCGGCTCCAGACCGACGCCTGGGTGTACTCGCTCCAGGTCGACCGGGGCACCGTCGTCACGGGTACGCGCGGTGGCGGCGTCCAGGGCTGGGAGTCCTCCAACGGGGCCAAGCTGTGGGAGCTGTCCGGCGCCCAGACCGACTTCGAGACGCCCGAGGCCGGGCCCGCCGTGCACGGCGACACCGTGTACGTGTGGCAGGACGCCCGCCTGCGCGCGCTCGACGCCCGGACCGGCACCGAGCGCTGGTCGTACCCCATCGGCGACGCGGCCTCCTGCGGCGGCGTCCCCGTGCGGGTCACACCCGCGGAGGACGGCTACGCGTACGTCGCCGCCGGCACCCGCGTCCTGTCCATCGACATCATGTCCGGCCACGTCCGCTGGCACTTCGAGGCGCCCGCGGTCTTCCTGTCGCCGCCCGCCTTCGCGCCCGGGCCCGCCGTGACGGGGGGCGGCGTGTACCTCGCCGACTACCTCGGCACGGTGTACGCGCTGGACGCGACGACCGGCAAGGACCGGTGGCGCATCGCGACGGAGTCCCGGCAGTCGATCGAACCCGTCCTCGTCGCCGACGGCAACATCCACGTGGGCAGCGGCAGCGCGCTGTACACGCTGGACGCCGTGACCGGTACGCCCAAGTGGCGGTTCGCGGCGGGCGGCGAGATCATCGGCGCGCCCGTCGTCGCCGACGGCCGCGTCCACTTCGGGTCCGCCGACCACGTCCTGTACACGCTGGACGCGGGCGGCGGGCAGCTGCGGTGGAAGCTGACGACGGGCGGGGAGATCACGGGGTCGCTGGTGGCGCGGGCGGGCGTGGTGTACGCGTGCAGCAAGGACCGCTGCGTCTACGCCCTCGACGCCGTCAAGGGCACCGCCACGGGCCGCCCCCGCACCTGA